aagacactgcacaccacGTTTGAAGTCAATCGGACAAACGCTCGCATAGTTAGAggtgtttttagtgatttttctgtcatagcgccaccaagtggccaatcgccacggtttttgacctgtgacctcagtttgacctctttcattAATAATAGCCTTTGTGCATGGGGCATTgttatgctggaacatgttttgCCTCCTTTAGTTCCCTTAATGTTACATCCTACAAATAATCTAGAATATTGTGTATCTTTTGTACAAAACAGTTTGGAGAAGGCcaacatatgagtgtgatggtcatgtTTTGGCATATATTGGCCATGAAAATAGCATActtattacaatatttatttctcAATGCCAACAGTCTAGCAGTTCAGTTGATAATAGTAGTGATAATAtgacaatatataaaataatctaattAAAACCTATTAATAAAGGTAAGTAACAATCAAGAAAATCTCATTTTATTAAGGTTTTTCTCCCAAaatgactgtgactgtgtttccAATAGAAATATTGATGCCAACTCCTTTTGGAAAAATTATTCTTTTTGCTTGGTGTCCTGCTTCAGTGCTCAGATTCCCCTACaatgtgaacattaaaaatcttaaacaaaacattgtgaaatgtgtgaaaagAAACCTGTAATGCTAAGACTGGGGTTGATATAGAATGGAAATATAATAACTTTATAACATTATGTGTCTGGTACAAGGAAAACAAGCTACAAGGTATAGTGAGAGGGTAAAGGTGATATAATGGATAAACATCAGGCATCGTGCAGAATACACAAAGAACCAGGAAGCTATTGTGTAAGCAGTTATTGTAACAGTTTCGAGATGTACTGTAATAGCATGAAAATGTGAGGCATGAGACCACACCATGGAACTCAGCATCCTGGAAAAAACGCTGTTTGAGCACATACCACAGAGCCAGAGCACAAACCCTGGAGCCTCTTccacgcagaaacacacacgcacacagaaacacacatgacTGTAATAGATATGGTTACTGACACCATTTGGAGTTTACACTGAACACCTTGACGATGATGAACGAAAACAATATTcaaatttaacacacacctAAACAGTTTTGATTGATTTAATAAGCATAATTAAAAGCAATTATTTACTTCTAAAATAAGATCATGAAGTGAAGCATCTACTTTGCCTCCCTAAAACACCACCAATTATGAAAAGGTATGTTTAAGTAATGAGATAAAGTTCTGTTAATGAAGATAATTAATTAACATCAACTGGCTGTATTACAGTTGGAAATACCAATTGTCATTTAGTCAGATCATAGGTATAAAGGagcatttttttctgattaatGTAGTATGGCATCAGTCAGTCACACATGTTATTTACTTTCACAATTATTTACTTCTAAAATAAGATCAAGTAAATCAATATTGTCACCTCTTATTAGTGACTTTTAAATTTTATCCAATTTCATCAGATTAAAAACCCATGTCTCATTTCCTACTGataactttaattaaaataaatgtatgtctgtatatgtaatgttttgtttgcagtAGATAAAGAATGTAAAGTTGATTGAACCAGAGTCTGCTTCTACATTTTCCATGTGATTTACTCAGTCTGCTTTATTGCTAGCTATTTAGCTAGCAATAAGTTATTTAGCTagctactgtaaataaataaataaaataaaataaaataaataaataaataaatacaaatgataaaaaaaaaacttgacaagAAAGACAAGAGCCATTTAAATGCACATAAAGCCGTATATGACTTTTGCCATTAGAAATACGTAAAggtgtattaaataatataaaaataattaggcTTTTAAGAAACAAAAAGCTCCCCCATGAGGTTGAAATAGATTTCCTTTCTTTGTGTGACTCCCATATCCTCTCGACCTTTTGCTTATAATGGTAGTCAGAAGGGCTGCTGTTTAATtctgataaataaacatttaacaaaGTCATCTGTGTGATGTGAGTTAAATGAAATCCATTAAACTAACAATAGAGGGTACTAAATTCTTCCATCCATTCTGTACACTGCTTATACTAAATAACTGAAGTCTATCCCtgttagagatgccaatcatccaacaacgcatgtctttgggctgggggaggaaaccagagtaccaaGAGGAAACCACCGATGTACAGGGAACCAccaagccacagtgcccccaaGAGGAAGCCTTAAATAGTCCAAAATATTCCTTTTCCAGTTTTATCAAACACTGGATGAATGAACTGGAAAATTATTTCCTACAACCAGTTTCATACTGAATCTAAAATAGTGACTCTCAGTACTGAAgctaaagaaaaacactttatacactGACTTTATGTGTTTTACATGAAAAAGGTTGATTCACAGCTCAAAATAGTGACACAAGGTTAAATaggtaaataaaagtttttggaTCAGTTGTAGTTGAAGACCTCAGATTGCTgtcaatattttaaacagttgCTGTACAATTACGTAGTCAAATGTAATGATATTTCCAGAACATAAATTttcaaaaacatatatatatgtctatatcttctatatttacagtaaaatattctaagttttacagttttgtattttcacaattctattgtttattttggtCCAGGTGTTACAATCACTCGAGTAACAGACAAATGGCAGATTCCTCCACAATTTGCCTGCTGTTTTACAAGTCTTAGTTGCTATAGTTGGAAACTTCTATCAGGTTGTGGTCAGGGTCTCGGAAATACAAAGACTTGATGGGGCCGACCCCCCCTGTCCTCTCCACTGGTCCTTCCTCGATCTTTACACCACATTCCTGTTAGTGGTTATGgggaatttttattttagtaaatcatttataaaaaacagaaatcaataCTGCATAATATTTTTATCTGAAAGACAGGATTGTTGTGAATTAGATGCACCTTCAAATGGGAAGTGACTTTTTCTAGTGGGGTCTTCGTGATGAGACAAAGATCTGCTGAGCCTGGCACAGGATTATTGGCTTTTGGCTCAAACTCTTTCCCAGCCTCATGTAGGTTGAATTTCTGCTTTCCAAAGCTCAATGCTTTACGGTTTCCCTAAGGCGTAGCGTAGAGTAAAAATGTATGTGGGATAAAACTGACGAACACGTAACAACATTTTTGCACTTCACAGTATAGGGAATAACATAAGGCAACaaaaaattctatatattattgtattagtGCTCTAATCATTTATATGATGTTGGTATTTAATAAATGGTATTATAAGTGCACAAGCCTTTAACTAATACAATGCAGGGAAAATGCATGAATAATCAGTTATTAGCAAGTAAACATTTCCTTTTAAGTGTCTAAGCTTTCTTTTGAAAACTCATCCACTGCTTAATTTAAGTGGAAGGTGGTTATTTGTACAATGCTGCCACCGTGTGGTGATTCTTATCACCACCAGAAGAGAGGCCACTGATGCATGCGTTGTCATGGTGATACACGTGTTTTAGGTCTACCTTAAATGTAACTACACCCATTCCCAAGACTGAGGAATAGAAATCCGTGCTTCTTTTCACATCCCGAACCGTCAGCACGAGATGATCAAGATGGCTGATCTGAACCGGACAGGAGCTTTTCAGACGAGCTCGGACTGCTCCACCCAACACAGCCGACTTTAGAAGAcattagagaaaataaatacgTGATACTAACAGTCACAATAAACTTTATGCAATTTTAGTCAGAAGAAAGCAATCACGTGTGTTACTTTTCTGTTCTAAATTTCGCGTAGCGTCTTATAGACGTATTTACGGTACAAGGAAACTCGCCTACAGTGTAAATAGGTGTACTAGTGTAAATATcaggattaataaagtaca
The Tachysurus vachellii isolate PV-2020 chromosome 13, HZAU_Pvac_v1, whole genome shotgun sequence genome window above contains:
- the glod5 gene encoding glyoxalase domain-containing protein 5 yields the protein MALRISGFLRQRIYTSAVLGGAVRARLKSSCPVQISHLDHLVLTVRDVKRSTDFYSSVLGMGVVTFKGNRKALSFGKQKFNLHEAGKEFEPKANNPVPGSADLCLITKTPLEKVTSHLKECGVKIEEGPVERTGGVGPIKSLYFRDPDHNLIEVSNYSN